ATGAATGCGGCGAACAAATCAGGGGGGCAGATCTTCTCCCGATAGCGGGGTGGCTCATGCAGCGCGGCAGATGCCGCCACTGCGGCTCGCGGATTTCGCCCCTGTATTTGCTGAGCGAGGTGGCCACGGGGGCGGCCTTCGCGATTTTGCCGCATGTCATCAGCGATTGGCGGGAGCTTACGGTTGGCTACCTGCTCGTCTCCTTGCTTGCCGTTCTGACCGTCAGCGATCTTACATATCGGCTTCTCCCGAATAAGATCGTCTTTCCGGCAATGCTTGCGTTTTTATTGCTTCGGATATTCGTTCATCCGCTGCCGTTTTGGGAGTATATGGTCGGTTTTGTTGTCGGCGGCGGGATGCTGTACGCCGTATCGTTGGGCGCGGTGCTGCTCAAAAAGCCGGCCATGGGCGGCGGCGATATCAAATTGATGGCGCTTTTGGGCATGATTTTGGGAGGAAAACTTGTTTTGCTCGCGATTCTCATCTCCGCATTGACCGGGACACTTACCGGCATGTTCCTAATCGCGTGCAAAATCATTGACCGCCGGACATTTATCCCGTTCGGGCCGTTCATCGCGTTGGGCGGCTTCTTGTCGTTTTTGGTCGGAGAACCGGTTATCGCCTGGTATTTGGGTTTATTTTTATAAAATTGTTCCGCCATTTCTTTGAACAAAACCGCCAAATATGATAAAACAGTATGTATGTGATAGCGTTCCTTAAAGGAGTGAACTTATTTTGGCGGATACGAAAAAGATCGCAATCATCGCCGGCGACGGGATCGGTCCCGAAGTCGTGGCGGAAGCGGAAAAAGTTTTGCGAAAAACGGAAAGCTTGTTTGGATACAAATTTGTTACGGAGCATGGTTTGTTCGGTGGCATCGCCATCGATAAAACAGGCACGCCGCTGCCGGAAGACACATTGGCCATGTGCAAAAACGCCGATGCGGTATTGTTGGGTGCGGTCGGCGGCCCGAAATGGGACAACAATCCGAAAGAATTGCGCCCGGAAACGGGTTTGCTGGGCATTCGCAAGGCGCTTGGATTATTCGCCAACATTCGGCCGGCGGTTGTGTTCGATTGCCTGAAAGAAGCTTCGACTTTGAAGCCGGAAGTGTTGGCCGGAACGGACCTGATCGTTGTGCGGGAATTGACCGGCGGCATCTATTTCGGCGATAAATACCGCAAACAGACCGAACAAGGCGAAATGGCGGTCGATACGTGCGCTTATCATGTATTTGAAGTTGAGCGGATCGTCCGCAAGGCGTTTGAAATCGCCATGAAACGGCGGAAAAAGCTTGCTTCGGTCGACAAGGCAAACGTGCTGGAAAGTTCCCGGCTGTGGCGGGAAACCGTCAACCGGATCGCCCCCGATTATCCTGAAGTGGAATTGGAACATGTTTTGGTGGACAACTGCGCCATGCAATTATTGCGTCGTCCTTCCAGCTTTGACGTGATTGTGACGGAAAACATGTTCGGTGACATTTTAAGCGATGAAGCGGCCATGCTGACCGGGTCGATCGGCATGCTGTCGTCCGCTTCCCTGGGCGAGGGCAGTTTCGGCTTGTACGAGCCGGTGCATGGTTCCGCTCCGGACATTGCCGGGCAGGGAATCGCCAATCCGATCGCGACGATTTTATCGGTAGCGCTGCTCTTTCGCCTCACCTTCGGTTATGAAGACGCGGCGAACTCCATTGAAAAAGCCGTCAAACAAGTGCTCGACGCCGGCCATCGCACGGCCGACATCGCGACAGACAAGAGCAAAGCCGTCGGCACCGCGGAAATGGGCAATCTGATCTGCGACGCGATGACGGCCTGAATAGTCAGGGAATCTCTCCGTGACCTTATTAATAATTACTTTAATAAGATAATCATTATTGACACTCGCTTGCCATGATGCTACGATAATAATGGTCCATTTTCAAATGTTTAGAAAAGAAGGCCCTATGG
The Bacilli bacterium genome window above contains:
- a CDS encoding A24 family peptidase, giving the protein MHIVESVFLFLLGASFGSFFNVAGMRIPAGKSVVRPHSACNECGEQIRGADLLPIAGWLMQRGRCRHCGSRISPLYLLSEVATGAAFAILPHVISDWRELTVGYLLVSLLAVLTVSDLTYRLLPNKIVFPAMLAFLLLRIFVHPLPFWEYMVGFVVGGGMLYAVSLGAVLLKKPAMGGGDIKLMALLGMILGGKLVLLAILISALTGTLTGMFLIACKIIDRRTFIPFGPFIALGGFLSFLVGEPVIAWYLGLFL
- the leuB gene encoding 3-isopropylmalate dehydrogenase — encoded protein: MADTKKIAIIAGDGIGPEVVAEAEKVLRKTESLFGYKFVTEHGLFGGIAIDKTGTPLPEDTLAMCKNADAVLLGAVGGPKWDNNPKELRPETGLLGIRKALGLFANIRPAVVFDCLKEASTLKPEVLAGTDLIVVRELTGGIYFGDKYRKQTEQGEMAVDTCAYHVFEVERIVRKAFEIAMKRRKKLASVDKANVLESSRLWRETVNRIAPDYPEVELEHVLVDNCAMQLLRRPSSFDVIVTENMFGDILSDEAAMLTGSIGMLSSASLGEGSFGLYEPVHGSAPDIAGQGIANPIATILSVALLFRLTFGYEDAANSIEKAVKQVLDAGHRTADIATDKSKAVGTAEMGNLICDAMTA